A region of Streptomyces sp. TG1A-60 DNA encodes the following proteins:
- a CDS encoding ABC transporter ATP-binding protein: MSTVLAGYGLIKKYGSTPALAGVDVEVGERDSLAIMGPSGSGKSTLLHTLAGVNRPDDGEVLLRGERIDKFGENRLSALRRKRFGFVFQFGQLLPELPAEENIALPLMLEGVPRKQAVERARRWFAPLGLDGLEHRRPGQLSGGQAQRVAIARALVTEPDVVFADEPTGALDQRTSEEVIALLTSVPRASGAALVMVTHDADVAAHCDRILQVRDGRISSHHQYTAA, translated from the coding sequence ATGAGCACCGTCCTGGCCGGCTACGGCCTGATCAAGAAGTACGGCTCCACCCCCGCGCTGGCCGGCGTGGACGTCGAGGTCGGCGAGCGCGACTCGCTGGCCATCATGGGGCCGTCCGGCTCCGGCAAGTCCACCCTGTTGCACACCCTGGCCGGGGTCAACCGCCCCGACGACGGTGAGGTCCTGCTGCGCGGCGAACGCATCGACAAGTTCGGCGAGAACCGGCTCAGCGCACTGCGCCGCAAGCGGTTCGGGTTCGTCTTCCAGTTCGGCCAGTTGCTGCCGGAGCTGCCCGCCGAGGAGAACATCGCCCTGCCCCTGATGCTGGAGGGCGTCCCCCGCAAGCAGGCCGTCGAACGCGCCCGCCGCTGGTTCGCCCCGCTCGGCCTGGACGGCCTGGAACACCGCCGCCCGGGCCAGCTCTCCGGCGGTCAGGCCCAGCGCGTCGCCATCGCCCGCGCCCTCGTGACCGAGCCCGACGTCGTCTTCGCCGACGAACCCACCGGCGCTCTCGACCAGCGCACCAGCGAGGAGGTCATAGCGCTGCTGACCTCCGTCCCCCGGGCCTCGGGCGCGGCCCTGGTCATGGTCACCCACGACGCCGACGTCGCCGCCCACTGCGACCGGATCCTCCAGGTCCGCGACGGCCGGATCAGCAGCCACCACCAGTACACGGCCGCCTGA
- a CDS encoding FtsX-like permease family protein, with product MRSPVLPLTWHLARSSGRRSLQSHLLAAGAAAVSAFVLLVVIAASLGSGTRADRTTWRTPDAVPTKAATAVQAMTTTYVRHQPVTVVNLAQLPGREPTPAPPGLRGFPEKGEVYISPALAELIHRLPANQLADRFPKPQSYGTIGTAGLASPDELVAVIGRTSTDPAVSKAAEGGNDYDYGQTTRAPIADFSGTQASMFAGADEMMALLSAVLLVMPVIVLAAAAGRLGAARREQRLAALRLAGATPRQIVAMTAAEAAAVGAAGALTGALAYVALLPALAEIPYGVGTWYTGDLWVGLSWLALVVPAVTALITVSAVTMLRQVATSPLGVARQANPRRTRTIRLVLFAAALGFIFLSAHGDMTNGLMVGLLALFYGTFWLVGPWVVDRLGRIAGRFARRPATLLAARRLSDDPRGAWRTVSSLVLAGFVAGFFSVSQLGSGLPEHPDQVAVLTDDAADARHTATEVRTLLDQAGIRASVSTVGMDDWASSVTLGSTGVTARVSGGPEQVDATLTALTPAGQGRSPISQDYVSAEEATVTDRIAAAATTTLILSFLVATASAGLTASANVLDRRRVYNLMRLSGTPLKVLDAARVRETVLPLLALAGGTTAMGVFGAYQFNQAAGATVNSTGALQLAVCLAVGVLAVFAAIGGSKPLLRRVTADPTQTAD from the coding sequence ATGCGTTCCCCCGTCCTGCCCCTGACCTGGCACCTCGCCCGGTCCTCCGGCCGCCGCAGCCTGCAGAGCCACCTGCTCGCCGCCGGAGCCGCCGCCGTCAGCGCCTTCGTGCTGCTGGTCGTGATCGCCGCCTCCCTCGGCTCCGGCACCCGCGCCGACCGCACCACCTGGCGCACCCCCGACGCCGTGCCGACCAAGGCGGCGACCGCCGTCCAGGCCATGACCACGACGTACGTCCGCCACCAGCCCGTCACCGTGGTGAACCTCGCCCAGCTCCCCGGCCGCGAGCCCACACCCGCGCCGCCCGGACTGAGGGGCTTCCCCGAGAAGGGCGAGGTGTACATCTCCCCTGCCCTGGCCGAGCTGATCCATCGCCTCCCCGCGAACCAGCTGGCCGACCGCTTCCCGAAGCCGCAGTCCTACGGCACGATCGGCACGGCCGGACTCGCCTCCCCCGACGAACTGGTCGCCGTGATCGGCCGGACCTCCACCGACCCGGCGGTGTCCAAGGCCGCCGAAGGCGGCAACGACTACGACTACGGCCAGACCACCCGCGCCCCGATCGCCGATTTCTCCGGCACTCAGGCGAGCATGTTCGCGGGCGCCGACGAGATGATGGCACTGCTCAGCGCGGTACTGCTGGTGATGCCCGTGATCGTGCTGGCCGCCGCGGCCGGACGGCTGGGCGCGGCCCGGCGCGAACAGCGGCTCGCCGCGCTGCGCCTGGCCGGTGCCACCCCGCGCCAGATCGTCGCGATGACGGCGGCGGAGGCGGCGGCCGTGGGCGCCGCCGGCGCCCTCACAGGCGCGCTCGCCTACGTGGCACTGCTGCCCGCCCTCGCGGAGATCCCCTACGGCGTCGGCACCTGGTACACGGGCGACCTGTGGGTCGGTCTGTCGTGGCTCGCGCTGGTGGTGCCGGCGGTCACCGCCCTGATCACCGTCAGCGCGGTGACGATGCTGCGCCAGGTGGCGACCTCGCCGCTGGGCGTGGCCCGGCAGGCCAATCCGCGGCGCACCCGCACGATCCGGCTCGTGCTGTTCGCGGCCGCTCTCGGCTTTATCTTCCTCAGTGCGCACGGTGACATGACGAACGGGCTGATGGTGGGGCTGCTGGCCCTCTTCTACGGCACGTTCTGGCTGGTCGGCCCGTGGGTCGTGGACCGGCTGGGCCGGATCGCGGGCCGCTTCGCCCGGCGCCCGGCGACCCTGCTGGCCGCCCGCAGGCTCAGCGACGACCCGCGCGGCGCCTGGCGCACCGTCAGCAGTCTGGTCCTGGCGGGCTTCGTGGCCGGGTTCTTCTCCGTCAGTCAGCTCGGCAGTGGCCTGCCCGAGCACCCCGACCAGGTCGCGGTGCTCACCGACGACGCCGCCGACGCCCGGCACACGGCCACCGAGGTCCGTACTCTGCTCGACCAAGCGGGCATCAGGGCATCCGTCAGCACCGTAGGCATGGACGACTGGGCCTCCTCGGTGACGCTCGGCAGCACCGGCGTGACCGCCCGCGTCTCCGGCGGCCCCGAGCAGGTCGACGCCACCCTCACCGCCCTGACGCCCGCCGGACAGGGCCGGTCCCCGATCTCCCAGGACTACGTCTCCGCCGAGGAAGCCACGGTCACCGACCGCATCGCCGCAGCAGCCACCACCACGCTGATCCTGAGCTTCCTCGTCGCCACCGCCTCCGCCGGCCTGACCGCCTCCGCCAACGTCCTCGACCGACGCCGCGTCTACAACCTGATGCGGCTGTCCGGTACGCCGCTGAAGGTGCTGGACGCGGCCCGGGTCCGTGAAACGGTCCTGCCCCTTCTCGCCCTGGCCGGCGGCACCACCGCGATGGGCGTCTTCGGCGCCTACCAGTTCAACCAGGCGGCCGGCGCCACCGTCAACAGCACGGGCGCGCTCCAGCTCGCCGTCTGCCTGGCCGTCGGCGTGCTGGCGGTATTCGCCGCGATCGGCGGCAGCAAGCCGCTGCTGCGCAGGGTGACGGCCGACCCGACGCAGACCGCGGACTGA
- a CDS encoding MbtH family NRPS accessory protein, whose product MANPFENDEASYFVLVNDEGRHSPWHVDVGDILFYVHHQHREGGATCP is encoded by the coding sequence GTGGCCAATCCGTTCGAGAACGACGAGGCGTCGTACTTCGTACTCGTCAATGACGAGGGCCGGCACTCGCCGTGGCACGTTGATGTTGGTGACATACTCTTCTATGTACATCACCAACATCGTGAGGGAGGTGCCACATGTCCGTGA
- a CDS encoding PIN domain-containing protein gives MIYLLDTSGLVRLLRDPELQVAWYDAIDAGAIASCYVQRTEFLYSARNGREYDEIAEMFSDLYPDAAVPKNAGRWISAVQHRMAQAGEHRSASAVDLVIAATAAHHGLAVLHDDADYRAIARHASDLLEHDVHDIA, from the coding sequence GTGATCTACTTGCTCGACACGTCCGGCCTGGTCCGGCTGCTCCGGGATCCAGAACTGCAAGTGGCCTGGTACGACGCGATCGACGCCGGGGCGATCGCATCCTGCTACGTGCAGCGAACCGAGTTCCTGTACAGCGCCCGGAACGGACGCGAGTACGACGAGATCGCGGAGATGTTCAGCGACCTCTATCCCGATGCGGCGGTACCGAAGAACGCGGGGCGTTGGATCAGCGCGGTGCAACACCGTATGGCCCAGGCTGGAGAGCATCGCAGCGCCTCGGCGGTGGACCTCGTCATCGCCGCGACCGCCGCCCACCACGGCCTGGCTGTCCTTCACGACGATGCCGACTACCGTGCCATTGCGCGGCACGCATCCGACCTGCTCGAACACGATGTCCACGACATCGCCTGA
- a CDS encoding SgcJ/EcaC family oxidoreductase, which translates to MQQPEGTNAPAQDGTEEGTPDDARAIRALWAEMARGWAAGDAALFAAGFAEDCDFTTVRGDKPLGRAGIAAGHDALFHGPYAGTVLDARVVAVRFLRPDLATVEAESTVTAPDGQPLTTTHALAVVERTAERHWLISAFHNMIPAPRPVQQAPDPKESTVDEPTAARPKLRHLAIVARDPEKLAEFYSSVFAMELFHRDPDGSCFLSDGYLSLALIKHQLDGETPVGFNHFGFHIEDTAATTEALVAAGTPKPAERFTNRPFAEYRAMDPEGNWFDLSEHGFGGPRPPSDSTES; encoded by the coding sequence ATGCAGCAGCCCGAAGGAACGAACGCCCCCGCCCAGGACGGCACCGAGGAAGGCACCCCAGACGACGCTCGGGCGATCCGAGCCCTGTGGGCCGAGATGGCCCGTGGCTGGGCGGCAGGTGACGCCGCGCTCTTCGCCGCGGGCTTCGCGGAGGACTGCGACTTCACGACCGTGCGAGGCGACAAGCCACTCGGCCGGGCCGGCATCGCGGCCGGTCACGACGCCCTCTTCCACGGGCCGTACGCCGGAACCGTCCTCGACGCACGCGTCGTTGCCGTGCGGTTCCTCCGTCCCGACCTGGCCACGGTGGAGGCGGAGTCGACCGTCACCGCCCCGGACGGGCAGCCGCTGACCACCACGCACGCCCTGGCCGTCGTGGAACGGACGGCGGAGCGCCACTGGTTGATCAGCGCGTTCCACAACATGATCCCCGCGCCCCGCCCGGTGCAGCAGGCCCCCGACCCGAAGGAGTCCACCGTGGACGAACCCACCGCCGCCCGACCCAAGCTCCGCCACCTGGCCATCGTGGCCCGTGACCCGGAGAAGCTGGCCGAGTTCTACTCGTCGGTCTTCGCTATGGAACTCTTCCACCGTGATCCGGACGGCAGTTGCTTCCTCTCCGACGGTTATCTCTCCCTTGCCCTGATCAAGCATCAGCTCGACGGTGAGACCCCGGTCGGCTTCAACCACTTCGGATTCCACATCGAGGACACGGCGGCCACCACCGAGGCCCTGGTGGCGGCCGGCACTCCGAAACCGGCCGAACGCTTCACCAACCGCCCCTTCGCCGAGTACCGGGCCATGGATCCGGAGGGCAACTGGTTCGACCTCTCGGAACACGGCTTCGGCGGCCCGCGCCCGCCGTCCGACTCCACCGAATCGTGA
- a CDS encoding XRE family transcriptional regulator, whose protein sequence is MDQDNPLSLEGLASGAPPSADATFAAVFQKAVKRRGLPLEGMRDRLADQGIQVSLATLSYWQRGRSEPERADSLRAVDALETILDLPSGTLRSLLGPYRPRGRTAPQGHNLRSSHRLLGENSLAEQILGADFARLNESISTPSIWETVTIDENRRISSIAIQQVLRATRDGADRLTAVHTFDSGARAVRTTVRCGISGDARLLSDLDMSVIDIEFGKKLVKNETAVVDYTVSVDPGDGTDHHYER, encoded by the coding sequence GTGGATCAGGACAACCCCCTCTCACTCGAAGGACTTGCCTCCGGTGCCCCGCCGTCAGCGGACGCCACCTTCGCCGCGGTGTTCCAGAAAGCCGTCAAAAGACGTGGCCTGCCCCTGGAAGGAATGCGCGACCGACTCGCCGATCAGGGCATCCAGGTCAGCCTCGCCACCCTCAGCTACTGGCAGCGGGGACGGAGCGAGCCCGAACGAGCCGATTCCCTGAGGGCCGTGGACGCGCTGGAGACCATCCTCGATCTGCCGTCCGGCACGCTCCGTTCGCTGCTCGGCCCCTACCGGCCCCGGGGCCGTACCGCTCCGCAGGGTCACAACCTCCGCTCCTCCCATCGTCTCCTCGGCGAGAACTCCCTTGCGGAACAGATCCTCGGCGCCGACTTCGCACGCCTGAACGAGTCGATTAGCACCCCGAGTATCTGGGAAACCGTCACCATCGACGAGAATCGACGCATTAGCTCCATAGCCATCCAGCAGGTGCTGCGCGCCACGCGGGACGGCGCCGACCGCCTTACCGCCGTCCACACCTTCGACAGCGGAGCCCGCGCGGTCCGCACCACCGTTCGCTGCGGAATATCGGGAGATGCCCGCCTACTGTCCGATTTAGATATGTCCGTGATCGACATAGAATTCGGCAAGAAACTTGTAAAAAATGAGACTGCGGTCGTCGACTACACGGTTTCCGTCGATCCGGGGGACGGGACGGACCATCATTACGAGCGTTAA
- a CDS encoding MarR family transcriptional regulator, whose protein sequence is MDEQLLNDDDVTLYGLFVDAFARLKPVVPRVLGVPDTWFEVLLRLGRTPGHRLRMTDLAEAVSFSSGGFTRLADRMAKEGLIRRDPDPADRRAALAARPLTRSSG, encoded by the coding sequence GTGGACGAGCAACTGCTGAACGACGACGACGTGACGCTCTACGGCCTGTTCGTGGACGCGTTCGCTCGCCTCAAGCCCGTCGTACCACGCGTCCTGGGAGTCCCGGACACCTGGTTCGAGGTGCTGCTGCGGCTGGGCCGCACGCCCGGGCACCGGCTGCGCATGACGGACCTGGCGGAGGCCGTGTCCTTCAGCTCGGGAGGCTTCACCCGGCTCGCCGACCGCATGGCGAAGGAGGGGCTGATCCGCCGCGACCCCGACCCCGCCGACCGGCGAGCCGCACTCGCCGCACGACCGTTGACCCGGTCGTCGGGCTGA
- a CDS encoding type II toxin-antitoxin system VapB family antitoxin produces the protein MSVTQIDIDDDALERAMALAKVRTKKEAVNLALHFYAEQQERAARISRHFERAREWGAVEDAERLHRAEKHGR, from the coding sequence ATGTCCGTGACGCAGATCGACATCGATGACGATGCCCTGGAACGGGCCATGGCTCTGGCCAAGGTCAGGACCAAGAAGGAAGCGGTCAATCTCGCTCTGCACTTCTACGCCGAGCAGCAGGAGCGTGCGGCGCGTATCAGCCGTCACTTCGAGCGTGCGCGTGAGTGGGGTGCGGTCGAGGACGCCGAGCGCCTGCACCGGGCGGAGAAGCACGGCCGGTGA